Below is a genomic region from Kryptolebias marmoratus isolate JLee-2015 linkage group LG12, ASM164957v2, whole genome shotgun sequence.
GTCCCTCCTGAACACAGGGCTCTTTTGGACCTGGACAATCACAAATGGCCCAAGAGTGTTATAATTTCATACAGAAATTCATCATATGCTGTCTTATGTGTTACATCCTTGACAGATGTCACAAATTAATGTTTGAAATGAGACAAGACCACTTAAATCTGTCTTGACTTTGCAGTCAGATCTGCAGTGAACAAACCCGAAATGTGACGAAGATCTCCTTCTTTCCAACTGGCATTCTGACTGTCTGACCATCCTCCACTCctagaacacaaaacaaacaatcgTTTAAAGCAGAAGGCAAGAAGGCAAACATATTCAGCTTCAATTAATtcttgaaaagttttattttgttaaaagtacAAGATCCTACTACAATACAAACTTCCACCAATACCAGTAAATGTTTCATGCTCAATaatattaaaaggaaaagaaatacttgaaatatttacagttttcaaaGAATACCATGCTGAACAGACAGCGTGACTGACCTGCAGGTACAGGAACCATCACAGTCTTCCTCTGCTTGGTTTGTCCAGTACCCCGGCAGGACTGACAGGGGGTAGAGATGACTGTACCTTTGCCGCCGCAGCGACGACACGTGGAGCGCATCACAAATGGGCCCGTATTTATTGTTTCCTTATAGGTAGGAGAACACACgtttagaaaaacacaataaaactacaCTTCGAAAGCATACAGTATGTGTGAGTTCTTACCATGCCGGAGCCGTTGCAGTGGGAGCAGTGCTGGACCTTAGTGCCTGGCTCATGGCCTTTACCATCACAACGTTGGCACGGTGAGTCTATTTTTAGTGAAATCTCCTTGTTGACTCCCTTTGCTGCCTGAGTGAACGTCAGCTCCATGATGTACTGCAAAAGACACAGAATAAGCCAGCGCATAACCACCCTGGATACATGCCTGGATACAGCTGAGCTCttaagttaaaaacaatacaaaatgtACTGCTTGGCTTTACTTTTATCATTAAATACATCTTACTAACCTCTTGTGGCTGATCAAATATGGCGTTGAAGTCTCCAAAGCCACGCCCTCCTGAGAATTCCCCAAAGATTTTGCGGAAAAGCTCCTCTGGGTCCACGTTGCCGGTTTGTCCACTCCAGTAGTGCTGCCCTCCTCCGGCCTGACCAGCACCGAAGCCTGCAGAGCCATATGTGTCATACTGCTTTCTCTTCACTTCATCACTAAGGACCTGCAAGGACCAAAAGGCAACGTTAGAgaggtgaattatttatttaaataaacaatttaacactgtatagattaaaaaaatgcacaatttgTGGGCATGGGCGCTTTAATATGAATGGAAGACAAACCTCATAAGCTTCAGCCAGCTGAGCAAATTTTTCCTTTGCTTGTGGGTCATCTTTGTTGGTGTCAGGATGGTACTTTTTGGCCATCTAAGGGGCAACAAAAAGACTGTCAACTACCGAGAAGACAGTCCAGCTAAAAACGTGCCTTACATGTCTGTGTCAGGCAGGAACAGACCTGATAATAGGCTTTCTTGATCTCTTTCTGGGTTGCTGTGCGAGGCACCCCGAGAACCTGGTAGAAGTCCTGTTTGCTGTTGGATGGAGCACTTGTGTGAAAGGACTTTGTGTAGACAGCATGGGGTGATTTGAGGCCTGAAAGGTGTCCAACAGAGTGACAAGGTAAGTAAAAGCACCATAAAGCTGCAATTTAACAGACTTTTCATTATCTGGGGTATTGTTCagtaaaaggtttataaaaaaaaaaaaccaatatgGTCAAAGTCTGTTTTCCGTCTAAGTGACCTTAAACACTAAGAACTTCTATAAAATGTCAGTGACAGAATGTGTTGTCTCTTTAAAAATTAAGATATACAgtcctgtgcaaaagtcttgagtcaaccatcattttttattatatttcaaaGCAGTCTGGCTTTCTTGCAATCTTTTAAAGCAGTCTTGAATAGTTCTTTaagctttctgaaggtcttttgaaatctttctttagactttggctgcttttcttttctgattttctaactaatgtttttttttggtttatttttaagccAATGAACTCGGACCACTTgaaattacaagaaagtctggctcattggaagcaaaatataaagaaactgagtgtggtttaaaactgttttacagtTCTGTAAACAATTAGGATGCTTTGCATTACTTAGTTAGATGTACtctattaaaaatgtttaagaaatatAATACAAGATTTGGATAATTACACAGAAAATCACAAGTACTGATAACTTCAACACAACAACCTAATGGATGTTGATATTACCAGAAAGGTTATAAAGTTCATTAATTTTACAGGCAATGACTAAACCTTATGTATTCACTATGCTATGAAAAtagtgaataaaatacaaactagATCACCACTTTTTGCAAACCTccattttgatgattacaaatttattaaaactcgtttcataacattttaacagtttcacAGTAAATCCATACGCATTCAGTTAGTTGCCACAGCTCTCTTAAGCCGATATTCGTTCATTTTCTGCGTGATTTGGGGAAAAAGTAGCAGCAAATTTAGCCTAGCCTAGCTTAGCCTTGGCTGATAAACCACTCTCACCTGACAGCCCTCTCAATGTCACCGCTTTCCCTTCTCCACCGCACACCAGGCTCCCTCCACGCCACAGTTTTTCCACTCCGAGTGTAGAAAAACGCCGGACCCCGACATGGTCAGACGTCAGAACTGACCCGGCAACCCTTCGAGGTCCAGAGGACACGACGACTGTAATCCAGCGTGAGGAGCAGCGAACAGCCGAGGACGCCATCATTACCACCGGCTCAGGACACATTGCGCATGCCCGGAAGAGAGTGGGCGTCTCTACACGTAATGAgtaaaaggtttttctttttttaattttctgagtctcgttcttttttttttaaataaactctacaCATAATCAAAttagaattaaaacaaacaaaatatttaagtaTTGAAGTACCAGTTTGGTTCTAGAATCAGCTGACAAGGAATGCGAATGATTTATTATCCAGGGTTGCACGTGACGGAGTAAAGTGTTGTCTCGATAGGGAACATCTAGTGCCCGCCCATTCGGGCAACTCCGtgacacaaagcaaacaaacaccgCGCGGCAAACCTGAAGCTGTCAGCTGCAGAGGCAGCACAGTGCACTACACCAAGCAGCTCAACAGAGACACCCGGAAGGCACGAAAGTCAATTTGAGAGGGCAACATGAACCGTTTTAAGACCTCCAAATTCAAAAACACCACTCCGAAAATTGCCAAGAAAGATGTAAGTAGTGCGCAAGCTTCTGGGTACAAAAAAGCTCTTTGAGCTAACAGTAGCTTAGAGCTACTTTTGGGAaccgcctgtgtgtgtgtgtctgactgtcTGCAAGGGATGTTGAACTTCCTGCATCTGGAAACCTAAATAAAAGAGAGAGGACGAAAACATAAATTCACATGGTATTATTGCCATTTaggaaaagggggaaaaagacTTGGCAGGTGATTAAATGGAAAAGCTTGTACCGATCAGATGTTTCATTGACGCCCATTACAGTGATTTTACTATTGTCTGATTGTCTCGTTGCTTTTGCTGCCTAATTTGAGTCTTGTTAGGGTTTGTTGGAATCTGCAGCATCAGCCAAAGGAAAAgcttgaaatgtaaaataacagaTGTCATTAGTAATATTTGCTGGCAGGAATTACCTGATTGTTGCCATGGGCTGCAAGAGTCGACGTGTCTGGACCAGTCCTAAATGTCTTGCATcaatttctgtcatttttcccCCCCATCTTCCTTAAAGCCATCGGGTCCAAGTTCCAATGAATGCATGTCTTATTTATggtatatttttatgtaactcCTTCCCTCTCTGAAACAGTTAAATTCCTGGCATGCACAGAGACAGTGTGTGGATGGTCTTGGTATGTCTCCAGTCTCTGCACAGACAGCAGGTGGTGCTTTGCTCCTGTCAGTATTAAACTAGCACTTCATGTGGGCTCACTGCTGCAGTCATGTGCCATCATttcagtcactgtgcaagagtgAAAATAGAACAAGGGATGTGGTAGTGGGAGATGATGAGGTAGGCACAGGAAAATGGAGAGACATGAAGGTAAAGCAAAGATGGCTGGGTATTTTTGTTCACGGATATTCGTGGATAGCCTGATTTAATATTCAGGGAAGCTGTATCAAAACGAATCCATCCAGCTTTCAATTGACAGATACAGAGCTGTTTTCTTAACTTTTCATTGCATAGGGATAGAGCTATCTAATTCACACTgatcaaaattaatttaaaagtgtaataaaaatgataaaatattaattcCTGGATTGATTCTAAGATTTtagtatcaggacataataaaaacaaatctaaattaaTAGTAGATTTGCTGGTTTGGTTGGCAGTATTGTTTTGTTATAGCTTCAGTTTTTAGAGTTATGTTTGACTCTAAAGTAGTTCTTCATGATTAAATCAACGATTGTAAGGAAgtcaggtcctgtggctgcaaagcAAGCACACATCATAAgtcctccaccactgtgcttcacAGCTGATGCGAAGAGTTTTTGCTGCTACGccatgttttatgtttgcttaCCGCGGTGTTGGTAGCCACGCTTCTCCACTTTGGTCACCCAAcattgttttgtggtttgttcagatgtaacttttttaaaacccaCAGTCACTTATGCTgcctgatgtgtttgttttgattttgttcaggaaaaaaaaaatctttctcttGTCAATCCTTCCCAGCcacatttgtgggtttttttatattactgtCATTAATTTTAACATTAGACCAGCAAACCATCGAAATAACTGCTTTAAAAGAGAGATGCTCTTACTTGCTGGTTATCAGTTCATCAGTAGATTTAATTAGCAGCCTCTGACTGCGTTCTTACTtcctttggaaacaaaaatgataGTTTTTTCACACACTGCATCTGTATTTTGccatagtttattttaataaggaTGTAATGCAGTAAgattaaacaaatttatttttaattgtttaatttactACAGGGTTGCCCCTCTCTTGACAGAAACAGCTGTAGGATATGTAGTCTTGTTAAAATATGCATGTAGTCACAGTGCCAAGGTTGCTTGGAAATGTGAAGTTGTATAAAACAAAGCATGGATGCATGATTCCTGAGCAAAGCTGTCTGAGCTCTGAAGTGccctctgaaaacacaaagttctGCCACCgttgcttttagttttctaaGGAGCAGCTCAGCGGCAGTTGTAGGAGCGTGTTGCACAAACGCACTGTGCTCATGCTGCTCTTGCCGTTTTTATGTTACGTAAGAGGTTTAAGAGTTCTCTGCTGCGCAGAGGTGGGAGCACTTCCACTTCCTCAGCTCTTTGCTCGTTCTAAAGCACTGAATTGTTTATGCACTCAGACAGAGCCTTCCTGTTTATTACAGAGTTCACCTTATTTGTCACAACTGTTAAAACCACTTTGCCATGTTTGCTCATTTATGTTCTGAAACAatatgtatatttgttttttgtgttcttgttctTTATGATCCACTGCTCATTCTCCCCTTGTCTTTAAATCCAGGAATGGATCAACAATGTTCACGCTGGCTCCTTTTCCTCCCAGGGGAACCACATCAAAGCAAGCTCCAAGCTGGTGGCTTTTAACACCGATCAGGCTGGTATGGCATCAAAAATATAGTTAAACAGTAACTTTCACCATGGATAAATAGATGTATCCACTGTTTATCCTTTTAGCccattttgttcagtttattcagcTCCGACTTTGGTAATCAGTCAGCTCGGTTCAGTCATATGTCTCAAAATTCATGTTGTGATTTCCCAGACTTTGTAGTGACTCATGTCTTAGTAAATTAGACTTTGAAAGTgtgatttgtgttgttttcctgtGAACGGCATGTGTCTGCAGGTGGAGGTTTGTTGGGTTTGACTTCAGTCTTACCTGGCTCAAATGACCAGTGGATAGTCGCACAGATTTCATGCCATTCGGGTTGGTTTTCTTTACCCTTATTTCCAACTTGGTTTTAGAATGTTTGACCAACTTTTCAAGTAGTTTCATGTGTTATTactattcattttttaatgtgctcaagagaaatttaaagttttactctAACTATCTGATGAACAGCATAATATGTGTAGGATTTTAGATGTTAAACATGTCCATTGGGATGTGCTGTTAATTCTTTATGACTTCAGAGCACATTGCTCTGGTATGCTGTTTTAAAGAAGATAATGACAAAGATCTACAGATGGTTCCTGGCTAATAAAATGAAGCC
It encodes:
- the dnaja3a gene encoding dnaJ heat shock protein family (Hsp40) member A3a; this translates as MCPEPVVMMASSAVRCSSRWITVVVSSGPRRVAGSVLTSDHVGVRRFSTLGVEKLWRGGSLVCGGEGKAVTLRGLSGLKSPHAVYTKSFHTSAPSNSKQDFYQVLGVPRTATQKEIKKAYYQMAKKYHPDTNKDDPQAKEKFAQLAEAYEVLSDEVKRKQYDTYGSAGFGAGQAGGGQHYWSGQTGNVDPEELFRKIFGEFSGGRGFGDFNAIFDQPQEYIMELTFTQAAKGVNKEISLKIDSPCQRCDGKGHEPGTKVQHCSHCNGSGMETINTGPFVMRSTCRRCGGKGTVISTPCQSCRGTGQTKQRKTVMVPVPAGVEDGQTVRMPVGKKEIFVTFRVQKSPVFRRDGADIHSDLFVSVAQAILGGSARTQGLYETLNLSIPAGIQTDQRIRLAGKGIARVSGYGYGDHYVHVKVKIPKTLTDRQRTLLLSYAEDETDVEGTVNGVTNTTTGKRSFSN